A genomic stretch from Deltaproteobacteria bacterium includes:
- a CDS encoding PD40 domain-containing protein, giving the protein MRVLFQTAICFSVFCFTQSSAAQDAVGSGAYIKITDANFRKSLMALPPFQFQGVAATSPQHLKIGKELFDVFRNDMETSGYFEFIKPAAFLEDSAKVGLKPAGQETNGFKFESWKQIGTDFLVRVGYRIIGDELSVDTYTYFVGQSKLVLGKTYKAKISDSRTIAHTFANDVVKELTGKQGMFLSKIVTSRTTAKGQKEIFIMDWDGANPRQVSTHKSIAQSPTWSYSGSMIAYSAFAYHAKEKRRNLDLFTYDTTNGRRFLVSYRTGINSGSSFIPGDRHLLLTISNSGNPDLYKMSLDGKNLERITNGPRGAMNVEPAMSADGKRIAFSSDRSGRPHIFVMNSDGSNIKRITIAGEYNSSPRWSPDGQRLVFAGYDKGHFDLFTVNADGSDMIRLTSAKKPNGKMADNEDPSYSPDGRHILFVSNRTGANQLYLVTTDGETEKRITYDNHQYFKPQWSPSFD; this is encoded by the coding sequence ATGCGAGTTCTATTTCAAACTGCGATTTGTTTTTCTGTCTTCTGCTTCACGCAATCGTCCGCCGCTCAAGACGCTGTCGGAAGCGGCGCCTACATCAAGATCACGGACGCCAACTTTCGAAAAAGCCTGATGGCGCTTCCTCCGTTTCAATTCCAAGGAGTTGCAGCCACCAGCCCACAACATTTGAAAATAGGAAAAGAACTTTTCGACGTCTTTCGAAATGATATGGAAACAAGCGGCTATTTCGAGTTTATCAAACCCGCGGCTTTTCTTGAAGACTCCGCAAAAGTGGGATTAAAGCCAGCCGGACAAGAGACTAACGGGTTTAAGTTTGAAAGCTGGAAACAAATTGGCACGGACTTTCTTGTTCGCGTTGGATATCGAATCATAGGCGACGAATTAAGCGTCGATACTTACACTTATTTTGTCGGCCAGTCTAAGCTCGTGCTTGGGAAAACGTATAAAGCGAAAATTTCAGATTCGCGAACGATCGCTCACACTTTCGCAAACGACGTCGTCAAGGAGCTGACCGGCAAGCAAGGAATGTTTTTGTCGAAAATCGTTACCTCGCGGACGACCGCGAAGGGCCAAAAAGAAATTTTCATAATGGATTGGGACGGTGCAAATCCAAGACAAGTTTCAACCCATAAATCGATCGCTCAGTCGCCGACGTGGTCTTACAGTGGAAGTATGATCGCTTACTCAGCTTTCGCCTATCACGCAAAAGAGAAGCGACGGAACTTGGATCTCTTTACCTATGACACCACCAACGGCAGACGCTTTCTAGTTTCCTATAGAACTGGAATAAATTCTGGCTCCTCTTTTATTCCTGGGGATCGGCATCTTCTGCTGACAATCTCGAATTCCGGCAACCCTGACCTCTACAAAATGTCGCTCGACGGAAAAAATCTTGAACGCATTACCAACGGGCCTCGCGGCGCAATGAACGTCGAACCCGCCATGAGCGCTGACGGCAAGCGCATCGCATTTTCGTCCGATCGAAGTGGCCGACCCCACATCTTTGTCATGAACTCGGATGGTTCAAATATCAAACGAATCACAATAGCAGGTGAGTACAATTCTTCTCCACGTTGGTCGCCAGATGGGCAACGACTGGTTTTCGCTGGCTACGACAAAGGTCATTTCGACCTCTTCACCGTCAATGCAGATGGATCTGACATGATCCGCCTCACTTCCGCGAAAAAACCGAATGGAAAAATGGCCGATAACGAAGACCCTAGCTATTCGCCGGACGGGCGGCACATACTTTTCGTCAGCAATCGCACCGGCGCGAATCAGCTGTATCTCGTGACCACGGATGGCGAAACGGAAAAAAGAATCACCTACGACAACCATCAGTATTTCAAACCCCAGTGGTCACCGTCGTTTGATTAG